TTCCAGCCCCGAAGGCTGGGTCATGGCCATGGTTTTCAGTTTTTGGGTGTCATAGGCGGTAAGTCCGACAAAGACGAGGACACCTATGTAACTGATTATCAAACTCATACCGGCGCTTCTCACAAACATGTTGACCACCGATGCGATGATGATACCGAACAGTCCCATGGTCAGGAAGCCGCCAATGGAGGTGAGATCGCGTTTGGTCACCATCCCGTATATGCTGCAGGCGACGAAAGTGGCTGCGCACACAAAGAAGGTGGATGCAATCGAAGACTTGGTGTATACCATGAATATAAAGGACAGTGTCACGCCGTTCAGGGCGGCGTAAAGAACGAACAGTGCGGTTGCCGTTGAGGCCTGCATCTTGTTGACACGGGCGCTCAATGTGAAAACAAGTGCCAGTTCGGCGATGATAAGTCCGTAAAATACAAGCGGATTAGTAAAAATTATACGTTGTACGCCTTCGTTGTTGGCTACGTAGAATGCGACAAAGCCGGTCAGTGCCAGGCCGATGGCCATCCAGTTGTAAACACTGCGGATAAAAGCGTTTACCTGTATTTGCGCTTCCGGTTTCGAAAGTGGGACAGAGTGCTGCATTGCTTCCTCCTGTCTGAAATAGGTTGTGAATTGCATGCCGGCCCCGCATGCGGCCTTCGCCTGCATCGCAACTGGGCACTTTTCTTAAAGGCCCTGCATGAAGGGCACCGTCGCGAGGCCGGCCTGCGCTCGCCTGTTAACCTTTAAGATAACACAACCATAACAATATTCAACATGAAACAGGAACAAATTTACCAGGAACTGGTCGCGCTGCTGGAAAAATTCGACATCACGGTTTCGGAACAGAACTTCAAGGCCACCAACACAAAAACCAGGGGCGGCTTCTGCAAGGTTAGAAAC
This sequence is a window from Deltaproteobacteria bacterium. Protein-coding genes within it:
- a CDS encoding Bax inhibitor-1/YccA family protein produces the protein MQHSVPLSKPEAQIQVNAFIRSVYNWMAIGLALTGFVAFYVANNEGVQRIIFTNPLVFYGLIIAELALVFTLSARVNKMQASTATALFVLYAALNGVTLSFIFMVYTKSSIASTFFVCAATFVACSIYGMVTKRDLTSIGGFLTMGLFGIIIASVVNMFVRSAGMSLIISYIGVLVFVGLTAYDTQKLKTMAMTQPSGLEAGVVRKGAILGALSLYLDFINLFLMLLRIMGNRE